A part of Rhipicephalus microplus isolate Deutch F79 chromosome 8, USDA_Rmic, whole genome shotgun sequence genomic DNA contains:
- the LOC142769067 gene encoding uncharacterized protein LOC142769067 isoform X2, whose translation MGKPRKKRTAEEDAAYREARRAADRERCRLRRLDPVYMASERIKKRQRRLDPEKRQRRLDPEYAKRRREAEAARRRKQRQLAGLKARPAAGVPHPRLHVTKQHPLYCRGPRIATPGPVKVVEGASAYAKEAADKTTWCAGIYQTNMYSPMVSCWMQSHDLEDSDNVS comes from the exons ATGGGTAAACCGAGGAAGAAGCGCACGGCCGAAGAAGACGCCGCTTACCGCGAGGCTCGGCGTGCAGCGGATCGTGAGCGTTGTCGTCTACGACGATTAGATCCCGTTTACATGGCCAGTGAAAGAATCAAGAAGCGACAACGAAGATTGGACCCGGAGAAGCGACAACGAAGATTGGACCCGGAGTATGCAAAGCGAAGGCGCGAGGCAGAAGCGGCACGGAGGCGAAAACAGCGACAATTGGCCGGTCTAAAGGCCCGCCCTGCTGCCGGCGTTCCACATCCAAGGTTGCAC GTTACAAAGCAGCATCCTCTGTATTGTAGAGGACCAAGAATAGCGACTCCAGGACCTGTGAAAGTCGTGGAAGGTGCCAGTGCATATGCAAAAGAGGCTGCTGACAAAACCACATGGTGTGCAGGCATCTATCAGACCAACATGTACTCTCCAATGGTCTCCTGTTGGATGCAATCCCATGATCTCGAAGACAGCGACAATGTTTCTTGA
- the LOC142769067 gene encoding uncharacterized protein LOC142769067 isoform X1, producing the protein MGKPRKKRTAEEDAAYREARRAADRERCRLRRLDPVYMASERIKKRQRRLDPEKRQRRLDPEYAKRRREAEAARRRKQRQLAGLKARPAAGVPHPRLHSANLSRSSFQREVTKQHPLYCRGPRIATPGPVKVVEGASAYAKEAADKTTWCAGIYQTNMYSPMVSCWMQSHDLEDSDNVS; encoded by the exons ATGGGTAAACCGAGGAAGAAGCGCACGGCCGAAGAAGACGCCGCTTACCGCGAGGCTCGGCGTGCAGCGGATCGTGAGCGTTGTCGTCTACGACGATTAGATCCCGTTTACATGGCCAGTGAAAGAATCAAGAAGCGACAACGAAGATTGGACCCGGAGAAGCGACAACGAAGATTGGACCCGGAGTATGCAAAGCGAAGGCGCGAGGCAGAAGCGGCACGGAGGCGAAAACAGCGACAATTGGCCGGTCTAAAGGCCCGCCCTGCTGCCGGCGTTCCACATCCAAGGTTGCAC AGTGCCAACCTCAGCAGAAGCAGTTTCCAGAGAGAG GTTACAAAGCAGCATCCTCTGTATTGTAGAGGACCAAGAATAGCGACTCCAGGACCTGTGAAAGTCGTGGAAGGTGCCAGTGCATATGCAAAAGAGGCTGCTGACAAAACCACATGGTGTGCAGGCATCTATCAGACCAACATGTACTCTCCAATGGTCTCCTGTTGGATGCAATCCCATGATCTCGAAGACAGCGACAATGTTTCTTGA